The genomic stretch GTTGTTCAAACTTCAAACCATTTCAGACAGTACATGCTGATATCTGCCATAGTCTGACGTCGTCTTGAAGTTTGGCATTGACTCGGAGAAGAAGCTCAGCACAGCAGCAACGTCCCGCGCACTGTCCTTGGCTACGGCTTTCTCCAAGAATAGGGCAGGCTGCACGGTGATAACCTGGACGAATCTTTCATGTCAGTAACAAGGGCAAACCAAGGTGCTACCTTGGATTGCCATGGGCATTTAAGCAGCGAATTTTAGTATACAGGATACCAATAACTAGCAAGCAGAAAAGTATTTAACTTGACGTAATCGCTAATACTCACTGGACTGAGATCCTCTCAAGTTTTAGCCCCAGCTTTAGCTACGTTGCCTCAGGATTCTGTTGTGTTTTTATACTGGgttgatttttttcttttgtttttaaccGTTTGATAGAGATGCCTCCTTAAATACTGTGTTTAAGTTGCGACGCATACAAAAATAATGCTTAGCTCTTGTAACATTGCATGCTCAGATATATGGAAGGAGTGGAAGGTACTCAATATGCAAGCAAGCACCAATATGCACCTAATGCGTACCTTATATTTTCTAGCGTACCGTAGAGCCTCCAGGTAGTACCCTTCTTGGAGTAATACAGCCACATAATCATGGTGCAGGCACCTCTCCCGCAGCATGTCCACGCCCAACTTCCTTGTCCGCGAATGTTGTCGACCCAGTTCAACAAGCTGCATTGCAAGTTCCCTGGAGGGCTCTAGGATCTGCGGGAATTGGTTGATGACAAAAATGAAACAGTACCTTTTTGATATGTCAAGGAGATGGACAAACAATACGAATAGAGAGCTCTCCTGCACAATATAGTGCGCAGGAGATATACTTTGGGGCAACTAATAGATATAAAAACATAATATGCTTAGTCATCAGTACACACAACATGATTGCCAGCGTATTGAATGGTAATTGACACACTAATTATCAGTACTGGTTTTAGAAAATGTTGTTAGAACAACATACTAACCTTGTTTGATACAAACAGTGCTATTTCAGCATAACGGTTGCTGCGGGCCAGCAAAGTAGTCAACATCACATAAAGGTTGGGAGGAGCCTTCAGCCCAGCCTTTGACATGCTGTATACAAAACAagacaaatttgttttcttactgTCATGTATTTGTTGCTTCTGAACTACTTTTCAAGAATACTAAGTACCTTCGTAAAAACTCCATGATGACAACAATAAGATATGCAGGGTCACCCATCATTTCATCTTCAACGAGAAGAAAGACAGACTGGAACATTTCAATTGGTGAAATTGTCACAGAAGCGACATGTGTTCCAGGCTGCATTGATGCACCAGAAGCCAATGGTCTGCTATCCTCACCTAGAACCTGTGGCCTTTTGCTGGTGGCACCAGATGTTGCCTGACTTGGTGCTCTCGATGTATTGGCAATATCTTCAGAATCAGAAGATGCATTTAAAAATGTCCTATCTACATGTGCTGCCAGGTTAGTAATTCCATCCTCAGGTCTACACTCGACTTCAATTGCTGAATCAGTGTGGAGAACAGGTCTATTCATGGTTCCAGAAGGTGGTTCCTGAGAAACCACACGGGAGCCCTCAACAGGCTGACCACTTGACTGATCGTTTTGCTCAGATGTCCTCCTAGCCCCAGCAGCACTGCCTCCCATTTTCATCAAACGGGAGTATGAATCAAGAATGACATCCATTGCCTTGGCAACCAAATTTATTGGCCTCCTTTCCAGGATGATTGTTCGAATTATAGCAAGGCTAAGTGTCTTAACCTGCTTCATAAATTTAAGTAAGAAATGGTAATAATTGGCAAAAAATGAACTATCAGATGGGCATATCTGGGAAGCAGTTAATTCATATTACCGTACTCAGGTCATACTTTCGTCTCTGAAGGAATTCCAAAATCGAAGGAGCATCAGAAGTGCTAGCAGCAATAGACTAGATTTCAAGGTATGCATGTCAGGACAAAGATGTATTTGTGTTGAGGATGATATAATCCATAAATAATCCATTGCTGATTCCTTACCTCCAGGTCTAAATGAAGTTTCCACAATAGCCCATTATCAGCATCACAGATAAGGTCAGGAATGAGAAAGTTCCAGCCTTCTCCATATAAAGTCCCGCCATATGCACTTGATTGGTGATCTGCGGTTTGAGCTGCTTGCCTACTATTGCTGGGCAGTCCTCTCACTAGGAGCGGAAGTGGTGCAGATATTGGTGTGTAAGAATCCATGAACACATCATATAGTATGACAACTTTTGCATCTATCTGATGGACCATGATTAGATTGT from Lolium rigidum isolate FL_2022 chromosome 4, APGP_CSIRO_Lrig_0.1, whole genome shotgun sequence encodes the following:
- the LOC124649959 gene encoding regulator of MON1-CCZ1 complex-like — translated: MQGGLGSPGALSHAYVQHPPLRCDIPDIRGLFYDDANKFLVAPTADRILYWKIAPSAPSGPPNSDPVNEGPVLSVRFSLDQKAIGIQRSSHEVEFRNRETGEACSKKCRADSETILGFFWTDCPTCDVIIIKTSGLDLLVYEPQSNALRLVESKKFNVTWYLYTHESRLLLLASGMQCTLFTGYQFSAGGIVKLPKFEMMMSKCEANNKPVLAAADVHIVTVYGRIYCLQLDRVNMALNLYRFYRDAVVQQATLPTYSSRIAVSAVDNLIMVHQIDAKVVILYDVFMDSYTPISAPLPLLVRGLPSNSRQAAQTADHQSSAYGGTLYGEGWNFLIPDLICDADNGLLWKLHLDLESIAASTSDAPSILEFLQRRKYDLSTVKTLSLAIIRTIILERRPINLVAKAMDVILDSYSRLMKMGGSAAGARRTSEQNDQSSGQPVEGSRVVSQEPPSGTMNRPVLHTDSAIEVECRPEDGITNLAAHVDRTFLNASSDSEDIANTSRAPSQATSGATSKRPQVLGEDSRPLASGASMQPGTHVASVTISPIEMFQSVFLLVEDEMMGDPAYLIVVIMEFLRSMSKAGLKAPPNLYVMLTTLLARSNRYAEIALFVSNKILEPSRELAMQLVELGRQHSRTRKLGVDMLRERCLHHDYVAVLLQEGYYLEALRYARKYKVITVQPALFLEKAVAKDSARDVAAVLSFFSESMPNFKTTSDYGRYQHVLSEMV